The Chaetodon trifascialis isolate fChaTrf1 chromosome 17, fChaTrf1.hap1, whole genome shotgun sequence genome has a segment encoding these proteins:
- the LOC139345890 gene encoding probable C-mannosyltransferase DPY19L4 → MTELRCRKTDTLMGDKEEDEHQSEPEGHNIHTNGPVNTGDEGSVASGGAKDKQQKEEDEVKEEDAQRKQEDSNRPAKTSKVSSASGFLQRLVRVFFGCLAAVACGMLYAVYLSTYHDRKFWFSTRQDLEREITFQEGSGLYYYYYKHMLAAPSFERGFYELTLDNKTVSGQTINIVERLSLYPELITSFIYRVTNSQDFVEPIYFYVGAVFGLQAVYVTALFVCSWVMSGTWVAGMLAVAWYVINRPDTTKVDHAIPLRDNWALPYFSCQVTALTGFLSNNISSATEMFCYLTMSATTFTFLLVWEHSHYVLFIQGLCLFLLDSFDLVPPRKMADIHKVYLSSLFLAYLFQFQNPTLLSSPLLSLLIGSVLARYFQQKMKMGPLVARVMKLFLHFHLVFTTGITFSYLVKKLIPVSESDFILKFLEVKFGLNTTTDFVTNFLLCQESFQTPSQDLFLRLTQASVLPFYFLVLAVCLLSTLQTIYRRLSGQPMKTNLRLEDGRIGEQPEVIYHVFHTLLFGGLVLLFDGMKYLWTPYVCMFTAFGVCSPDLWMTVFKWLKLKSIHPVVLSLILSTAVPTIIGFSLWREYCPRVLAELSDLQEFYDPDTVELISWIRSQAPLAAVFAGSPQLLGTVKLCSGSAVTSLPLYSDGSLLRRSEDTYQVYAMRSAEEIYKILTSQKTNYVIIEESLCNELSINKGCRIKDLLDIANGHVVYDKGEIYSFSKHGRFCQEIKLNYSPYTNYFTRVFWNRSYHVYKVNSVISFQY, encoded by the exons ATGACCGAATTAAGATGTCGGAAAACAGACACTTTGATGGGAGATAAAGAAGAGGATGAGCACCAAAGTGAGCCCGAGGGGCACAATATAC ATACTAACGGGCCGGTGAACACGGGGGATGAGGGGAGTGTGGCCAGTGGTGGAGCAAAGGACaagcagcagaaagaggaggatgaggttAAAGAGGAGGATGCTCAGCGTAAACAGGAAGACTCAAACAGACCTGCTAAGACATCCAAGGTGTCCTCTGCAT CGGGTTTTTTGCAGCGGCTGGTGAGGGTGTTCTTTGGATGTCTGGCAGCGGTAGCCTGTGGCATGCTTTATGCCGTTTATCTGTCAACATATCATGACAGGAAGTTCTGGTTTTCAACTAGACAG GACCTGGAGCGTGAAATCACCTTCCAAGAGGGCAGCGGGCTCTATTATTACTACTACAAACACATGCTGGCAGCACCATCTTTTGAAAgag ggtTTTATGAGCTGACGCTAGATAACAAGACCGTTTCAGGTCAGACCATCAACATCGTGGAACGCTTGTCTCTGTATCCAGAGCTCATCACGAGCTTCATATACAGAGTCACAAACAGCCAG GATTTCGTGGAGCCGATCTACTTCTATGTTGGAGCGGTTTTTGGCCTCCAGGCGGTCTACGTCACCGCCCTGTTTGTGTGTAGCTGGGTGATGAGCGGGACCTGGGTGGCTGGCATGTTGGCCGTGGCCTGGTATGTGatcaacag ACCAGATACGACCAAAGTGGACCATGCTATCCCTCTGCGGGACAACTGGGCTCTGCCTTACTTCTCGTGCCAGGTGACAGCTTTGACTGGATTCCTGAGTAATAACATCAGCTCTGCCACTGAG ATGTTTTGCTATCTTACCATGAGTGCCACCACCTTCACCTTCCTCCTGGTCTGGGAACACAGTCACTATGTGCTCTTCATCCAAGGCCTCTGTCTGTTCTTGCTGGACTCTTTTGACCTGGTGCCACCACGTAAG ATGGCAGACATTCACAAGGTGTACCTCAGCTCCTTGTTCCTGGCCTACTTGTTCCAGTTTCAGAACCCGACCCTGCTCAGCTCGCCTCTGCTCAGCCTCCTGATTGGCTCAGTGCTCGCGAGGTACTTCCAG cagaagatgaagatggGACCTCTTGTAGCCAGAGTGATGAAGCTCTTCTTGCATTTCCACCTGGTCTTCACCACGGGGATCACCTTCAGTTACCTGGTTAAG aaacTGATCCCTGTCAGTGAGAGTGACTTCATATTGAAATTCCTTGAAGTAAAATTTGGGCTCAACACAACAAC tGACTTTGTCACCAACTTCCTGCTGTGCCAAGAGAGCTTCCAGACACCCAGTCAGGACTTATTTCTAAGACTGACGCAGGCCTCCGTGCTGCCCTTCTACTTCCTGGTGCttgctgtctgcctgctgtccACCCTGCAGACCATCTACAGAAGACTCAG TGGTCAGCCAATGAAAACCAACCTCAGACTCGAAGATGGACGAATAGGAGAGCAGCCAGAGGTCATCTATCATGTTTTTCACACGCTGCTTTTTGGAGGCCTGGTTCTGCTGTTTGATGG GATGAAATATTTATGGACCccgtatgtgtgcatgtttacagcGTTCGGTGTGTGTTCTCCGGACCTCTGGATGACTGTGTTTAAGTGGCTCAAACTGAAGTCCATCCATCCTGTAGTGCTG TCTCTGATCCTGAGCACTGCAGTTCCAACCATCATTGGATTCAGTTTGTGGAGAGag TACTGCCCTCGCGTCTTAGCAGAGTTGTCAGACCTGCAGGAGTTCTACGACCCAGATACAGTAGAGCTGATCAGCTGGATCAG GTCACAGGCTCCACTGGCGGCCGTCTTTGCCGGCAGCCCTCAGCTGTTAGGAACCGTGAAGTTGTGCTCAGGATCAGCTGTGACTAGCTTACCGCTTTACTCAGACGGCAGCCTGCTGAGGAGGAGTGAAGAC ACTTACCAGGTCTATGCAATGAGATCTGCAGAGGAAATCTACAAGATTCTGACCTCTCAGAAGACAAACTATGTGATCATCGAGGAGTCGCTGTGTAACGAGCTTAGTATTAATAAAGGCTGTCGGATCAAAGACCTGCTCGACATCGCCAACGGACAT GTTGTTTATGACAAAGGAGAGATTTACTCCTTCTCCAAGCACGGAAGGTTCTGCCAGGAGATAAAGCTGAACTACTCGCCCTACACGAACTACTTCACTCGAGTTTTCTGGAACCGCTCGTACCACGTCTACAAAGTGAACTCCGTCATCTCCTTTCAgtactga